In Fluviicola taffensis DSM 16823, the following are encoded in one genomic region:
- a CDS encoding 2,3,4,5-tetrahydropyridine-2,6-dicarboxylate N-succinyltransferase — MRSIIEAAWENRALLDQAETRQAIEHVIEDIDKGRLRVAEPTDDGTWQVNEWVKKAVVMYFPIRQMETIEVGPFEFHDKMALKKNYAELGVRVVPHAIARYGAFVAPGVIMMPSYINIGAYVDSGTMVDTWATVGSCAQIGKNVHLSGGVGIGGVLEPLQAAPVIIEDHAFIGSRCIVVEGVRVGKEAVLGANVCLTMSTKIIDVTGPEPVEMKGYVPERSVVIPGTYTKSFPAGDFQVPCALIIGKRKASTDLKTSLNDALREHNVAV, encoded by the coding sequence ATGCGTTCCATTATTGAAGCTGCTTGGGAAAACCGGGCATTGTTAGATCAGGCAGAAACTCGTCAGGCAATTGAACATGTGATTGAAGATATCGACAAAGGAAGATTGCGTGTTGCTGAACCAACCGACGATGGAACTTGGCAAGTAAACGAGTGGGTGAAGAAAGCGGTTGTGATGTATTTCCCGATTCGCCAAATGGAAACGATTGAAGTGGGTCCGTTCGAGTTTCACGATAAAATGGCTTTGAAGAAAAACTATGCTGAATTAGGTGTTCGTGTTGTTCCACATGCAATTGCGCGTTACGGTGCGTTTGTTGCGCCAGGAGTAATCATGATGCCTTCTTACATAAACATTGGAGCATACGTAGATTCAGGAACAATGGTTGACACGTGGGCAACGGTAGGATCTTGTGCGCAAATTGGTAAAAACGTACACTTAAGCGGTGGTGTTGGAATTGGCGGCGTGTTGGAACCTTTGCAAGCTGCACCCGTGATTATTGAAGACCATGCATTTATTGGCTCGCGCTGCATCGTTGTGGAAGGCGTGCGAGTTGGAAAAGAAGCTGTTTTGGGAGCAAATGTGTGTTTGACGATGTCGACAAAAATCATTGATGTTACCGGACCAGAACCCGTTGAAATGAAAGGATATGTTCCAGAACGTTCGGTGGTGATTCCAGGAACGTACACGAAATCATTCCCAGCGGGAGATTTTCAAGTGCCATGCGCATTGATTATCGGAAAACGCAAAGCTTCTACGGATTTGAAAACCAGTTTGAATGATGCGCTGAGAGAACATAACGTTGCGGTTTAA